The Anaeromyxobacter diazotrophicus nucleotide sequence GCGCCGCCGTCCCCCAGCCTCGACTCGGTCACGGTGGCGCTGCCCGCCAAGTGCACCAGGGTCTGCCCGATCGGCGAGCCCTGCGAGTACGTGGCGACGGTGAACTGCACCAGCCTCACCTACGCACCGTCGGTGCGCTCGCCAGTGCCGGTCGGCGTCACCGTCCAGGCCTCGTCCGGCGGGAGCGCCAGCTTCAGCTGCCTGGGCGCGGCCTGCTCCGGAGGGCTCACCTTCAGCTGCACCGCGGCCACCCTGAGCGTGACCCTCTGGGACGGGCTCAATCCGGCCGTCACCCAGCGCGTCGATCTCGTCGCCCAGTGTCCGTGAGCGGCGGCCCGCGCGGCGCGGGCGGGACGGCGCTGGCCTCGTCGCTCAGGCCTGCGCCGTCCGCTTGCGCTCGAGCACGGCGTCGGCGGCCTGGGCGATGAGCTCCGGGCCGAGCGCCTTGTCGAGCACCGCGTCGGCGCCCTCCTTCTGGAGGCGCTGCTCGAGGTCGCCCTCCAGGCCGCCGGTCATGGCCACAATGGCGAGGTCCGCCTCGCCCCCGGCGCGCCGGATGGTCCGGATGAACGCCTCGCCGTCCATCTTCCGCATGCGCACGTCCGTGACGAGCAGATCGAGCGCCAGGAGCTCGTCCGCCAGCAGCGACAGCCCGGAGCTGCCGTCGTCGGCGGTCAGCACCTCGAACCCGCGCTGCTGCAGCGACTCCTGCAGCATCCGGCGCACCACCGCGTCGTCGTCCACCACCAGGGCGCGGCGGGCCCGGGCGCTGAGGTGCGTGATGGCGGCCGCCAGCCGCTGCTGGCCGGCCTCGTCGAGGTCGAAGCTCACGCCCATGCCCTTGTCGGTGACGGTGGCGACCAGCGCCGGGGCGGAGAACGACTCGCCGCCGGGCAGCCGCAGGCCGAGGCGCACGCGCTCGCCCACCGCGCGCGGGTGGGCGGTGCGCACGAAGGCGCCGCCCTGCGACAGGTTCTCGAGGTAGTCCCCGGTGAGCTCCTCGTCGCCGCCGTACTCGGCCAGCGACGGCCCGGCCGCGCCCTGCTCCTCGCCCTCGAGCGCGGCGGCGGGGGGCTCCGCGCGCGGCGCACCCTCGCCCCCCTCGGCCCAGGGGGTCACGACCACGGGTGCCTTCACGACGTAGCGGGGGAAGGCGCGCAGCGCCGCCGCCGAGAGCGACACCGCCGGCGGCTGGCGGGCGGCGAGCGCGCCGAGCAGCTCCGGCGCGGCGTCGCGGAGGGTGAGCGCGAAGCCGGGCTGGGCCCCGCCGCCATCGTCGGCGGTGCGCACCCACGCCACCATGGCGCGGGTCTCGAACGGCCGCTCGAGCCCGGGGACGCGCAGGGCGAGGACGAGCTCGTCCCCGGCCGCCGGGGCGAGCAGCCCGGGGATGAAGAGCGAAGCCTCCTCCGCCACGTAGCGCACGCCCTCCCAGCCCGGGCCGCCGACGTCCATCGCGAGGACCGGCCCGGCGCCGGCGCGCGCGGCGCGGGCGGGCGGGGCACCGGCCGCGGTGAAGAGGTCGGCGGCGTCCAGGGCGAGGCGATCGGGCGCGACGCCCATCACGCGCGCCTGGCACGCCTCGAGGTTCGAGAAGAAGGAGGCGCGCTGCGCCGCCGAGACCTCCGCCAGCGCCGTGGAGCGCACCCCGGCGCGGGCGAGCCAGAAGTCGAGCCGCCGCCGCCCCTCCGCGCCGAAGCGCCGCTCGGAGAAGCGCATCACCACCACGAAGACGGCGGCGCGCGGCTGCCAGGCGAGGTCGCACCCGACCAGCGCGTCGGGGAAGAGCCGCGGCAGGGACGAGACGAACCGCTCCGCGGCGTCGAGCCGCGCGCCGCGGGCACGGTCGAACACGGCGGCCAGGGCCACGATGCCGGGAAGGGGCTCCATCGAGCGCTGGCCGTGCAACGGCGAGGCCGAGCCATCGGGCCAAGCCGCCTGCGGGATCTTCCCTGGCTGGTTGACCCGGGGTGCCGGATCACCCTGAAGCGGGTCGCGCGGGGTCATTGCGGTGGGTGTCCAGCCTACCCGGAGGCCGGGGGAAAGTGGGCCTCGGCGCGGCCGAGCACGCGGGGCAGGCCCGCCCGCCACGCCGCCGCCAGCTCCGCCACCGGCAGCGAGACCGCGCCCTGGATCTCGAGCCGGTCGCCGCCGACCACCCCGAGCCGCACCAGCGGCGCGCCCGCCGCCTGGGCGAGCGCCTCGAGCTCCGCCCACCGCTCCGGCGGCAAGGACACCACGATCCGGCTCCCCTCCTCGCCGAAGAGGATGAAGTCCTTCCGGCGTGGGAAGGGGACGCGCAGCGCGGCGCCGAGCCAGGGCGGCGCCCCGCCCCCGGGCGGCGGCGCGTCCATCATGCAGCACTCGGCCAGCGCCACGGCGAGGCCGCCGTCGGAGCAGTCGTGCGCCGAGGAGAGGAGGCCGTCCTTCACCGCCTGCCGCACCACCGCCTGGACCGCCTTCTCGCGGGCGAGGTCGAGCGGGGGCGGGCGCCCCGCCTCCTTCCCGTGCACCGCGGCGAGGTACTCGCTCCCGCCCACCTCGCCCAGGAGCTCGCCCACCACCGCCACCACGTCACCCGCGCGGCGGAAGGCGGCGCCGCAGGTGCGCTCCACCGGCTCCACCAGCCCCACCATGCCGATGGTCGGGGTGGGGAGGATCCCCTGCCCCTCGGTCTCGTTGTAGAGCGACACGTTGCCCGAGACGACCGGCGTCCCGAGCGCGAGGCAGGCCTCGGCGATGCCGCGCACCGCCTCCGCCAGCTGCCACATGATCTCCGGCTTCTCGGGGTTGCCGAAGTTGAGGCAGTCGGTGACCGCCAGCGGCTCGCCGCCGACGCAGGAGATGTTGC carries:
- a CDS encoding response regulator, which translates into the protein MEPLPGIVALAAVFDRARGARLDAAERFVSSLPRLFPDALVGCDLAWQPRAAVFVVVMRFSERRFGAEGRRRLDFWLARAGVRSTALAEVSAAQRASFFSNLEACQARVMGVAPDRLALDAADLFTAAGAPPARAARAGAGPVLAMDVGGPGWEGVRYVAEEASLFIPGLLAPAAGDELVLALRVPGLERPFETRAMVAWVRTADDGGGAQPGFALTLRDAAPELLGALAARQPPAVSLSAAALRAFPRYVVKAPVVVTPWAEGGEGAPRAEPPAAALEGEEQGAAGPSLAEYGGDEELTGDYLENLSQGGAFVRTAHPRAVGERVRLGLRLPGGESFSAPALVATVTDKGMGVSFDLDEAGQQRLAAAITHLSARARRALVVDDDAVVRRMLQESLQQRGFEVLTADDGSSGLSLLADELLALDLLVTDVRMRKMDGEAFIRTIRRAGGEADLAIVAMTGGLEGDLEQRLQKEGADAVLDKALGPELIAQAADAVLERKRTAQA